A single Lactuca sativa cultivar Salinas chromosome 8, Lsat_Salinas_v11, whole genome shotgun sequence DNA region contains:
- the LOC111886711 gene encoding protein PLANT CADMIUM RESISTANCE 3, with amino-acid sequence MYPSLPLEYSLTSPPPSAPPPLYHQQAPPPQQPPPQPHATGVPAQYVTPPPLNVNWSSSLCACCSDVPNCCLTCLCPCITFGQIAEIIDKGNTSCGEHGALYALIHALTCCGCMYSCTYRTKMRSQHGLRENPCPDCLVHFFCEPCALCQEYRELKHRGFDISIGWEGNMERQNDVHMPPVAPGGMYR; translated from the exons TCCACCATTATATCACCAACAAGCACCACCACCACAACAACCACCTCCTCAGCCGCATGCCACTGGTGTTCCAGCTCAATACGTAACTCCTCCTCCCCTTAACGTCAACTGGTCCAGCAGCCTTTGTGCCTGCTGCTCCGATGTCCCCAACT GTTGCTTAACATGTTTGTGTCCTTGCATTACCTTCGGACAAATAGCTGAGATCATTGACAAAGGGAACACCT CTTGCGGAGAACATGGGGCCCTCTATGCCCTAATCCACGCTCTCACATGCTGTGGATGCATGTATTCTTGTACTTATCGGACTAAGATGAGGAGTCAACACGGGTTGCGTGAAAATCCATGTCCTGATTGCCTTGTTCATTTTTTCTGTGAACCATGTGCCTTGTGTCAAGAGTATCGTGAACTTAAGCATCGTGGATTTGACATATCTATTG GATGGGAAGGTAACATGGAGAGACAGAATGATGTACATATGCCACCGGTGGCTCCTGGAGGAATGTATCGTTAA